CGAGTATATATTTGATTTGGATAGCTTGCTAACTTAAAAAGCAATTCGAACTCCTTCATTGGTAACAAAAGTCTCTCTTCCTTGTTGATAATTAGTTCCATTGTATTTGAGTCCAGTTCTATATTATCAATCGTCAATTTTCGTGAGGTTTGTATTCTATACCTTCTTAAAACTGCTTTTACTCTCATGACTAATTCCATCGGATCAAAAGGCTTGACTATATAATCATCTACCCCTTGTTCAAACCCTTTAATCTTATCTTGTGTTTGACTTTTTGCAGTTACCATAATAACAGGGATTTCATAATATGTTCTTATTTCTTTGCACAGTTCGTATCCATCAAGATTTGGCATCATAATATCGATAACGGCCAAGTTTATACACTTTGTTTCCACAATGGTTAAAGCTTCTTTGCCATCCTTTGCTTTAAATACACGTAATCCAATGTTCTCCATATATAAAGAAACTAAATCTAATATATGTTGATCGTCATCTGCTACTAAAATATTAATCATTCATTATCACCTTATTAAA
This portion of the Bacillus carboniphilus genome encodes:
- a CDS encoding response regulator transcription factor, which encodes MINILVADDDQHILDLVSLYMENIGLRVFKAKDGKEALTIVETKCINLAVIDIMMPNLDGYELCKEIRTYYEIPVIMVTAKSQTQDKIKGFEQGVDDYIVKPFDPMELVMRVKAVLRRYRIQTSRKLTIDNIELDSNTMELIINKEERLLLPMKEFELLFKLASYPNQIYTRTQLIEQIWGHDYEGDERTVDVHIKRIREKLRPLTSKVQIKTIRGLGYRLEVEED